In Lacerta agilis isolate rLacAgi1 chromosome 8, rLacAgi1.pri, whole genome shotgun sequence, one genomic interval encodes:
- the LOC117051986 gene encoding IgGFc-binding protein-like, which translates to MEWREVVGVVLANDKLKICNRTFLFLIGIGIMLISGSCLTSSRGAEFITAFLENSFKSQGTPKLQLLITGYHPATTVTVTANKSTFNKKVSVNKQTVSVEVPASLEMKGTDIFDGSVWIEADKEISVVSHNYKRFTSATTIVYPTHQLGTSYYVVTPVGDATSHFKEFAVVAYEFPTQVTIHLKGAVTFQGKAYAAGSRLVADLKAFQAIQLQSSADLSGTKVESVAPVAVLSGHICVKKFSYCDHVAEQLLPVSSWGTTFIVPPVPFETQTDIVYVVASQDNTLIQYQSGATPGSRHAVAGEVIQFQMQPSQSYFFSANAGIQVLFFFAGNSKKYDPFLINVPALKSYCTSYHIDGIKAFDNFAVIVAKTLDSNGITLEKRAITNAKWTPIPGTEYSFSQLSLGKEASALSVEHPSAPFGLFILGGVHADGYGSVALCPCLTVNKSTFRKMVSVKEKETVSVVVPASSQMTGTNIFDQTVQIQADKDISVFSYKDKLSTSAATVVYPVQQLGTSYYVVNGLIYTVPISFSAGRIRAYQHGTKVLIEADFGLIVSYDLVYHVTVTVPSTYRGQMQGLCGNYNGKKDDGFLLPNGIITSDIAKFGASWKVRVPGADRSCSDGCSGNSCPVCDERKKDVFKQRHYCGILTAPDGPFSACHGKVDASVYFSNCIYDLCMGNGDSQVLCNSIQSYVSVCQEAGVSVKPWRRSPSFCLLRCPANSHYEICTNLCSTSCAKITDPAACPETCAEGCQCNDGFFFDGLSCVTTKDCGCLKNGRYYKPNEKVLLNVCQESCCCIPGQGVICEAHNCAADENCKVQDGIMSCINKDPCKALKCREKETCKMENGQAKCKPQFTGTCWAWGDPHYQTFDKKKFDFQGTCSYTIAKYCGNDATLVPFTIDEKNDNRGNQAVSYVRLTNIYVYGYKISIHKQETGRIRLNDTITSLPLTLEDGKIKLYQSGTNAVLQTDFGLQVTYDWQWHLVITLPSSYYGATCGLCGNFNQNPADDMVFLNGTRAASIISWASSWKVKDRDPFCWDYCRGNCPTCDESKRALYGKEEYCGLISKTSGGPFRECHSIVNPDDFFDSCIYDVCLNGGAKNILCQALEAYAKTCRKEGAVIYDWRTASGCALPCPQNSHYEFCGNACPASCADRKAPSACKQPCVETCQCNDGYVLSVDKCVPVGSCGCTYNGLYYKPGEEFWADETCGSRCTCDPTLGIVVCKPAGCKDSEACTVINGVRGCHPVSTATCSAAGDPHYTTFDGKKYDFMGTCVYQLAGLCSKDPTLKSFTVNVENNNRGNENVSYTKVVTLEVYNVVITLSQEYPHRIQV; encoded by the exons CAGGGAGCTGTCTCA CAAGTTCCCGAGGGGCAGAATTTATCACAGCCTTCCTGGAGAACTCATTCAAAAGTCAGGGCACTCCTAAACTTCAGCTGCTTATCACTGGATATCATCCTGCAACAACCGTCACGGTCACAGCGAACAAGTCTACCTTCAATAAAAAGGTTTCCGTCAATAAGCAGACAGTGTCAGTTGAGGTCCCAGCCTCTTTGGAGATGAAGGGGACTGACATCTTTGATGGATCTGTGTGGATTGAAGCTGACAAAGAGATCTCAGTTGTTTCCCACAATTACAAGAGATTCACAAGTGCTACCACAATTGTATACCCAACTCACCAGTTGGGAACATCATATTATGTGGTAACCCCAGTGGGGGATGCGACAAGCCATTTCAAGGAATTTGCAGTTGTTGCCTATGAATTCCCCACTCAGGTCACTATTCACCTGAAAGGGGCTGTGACATTCCAAGGGAAGGCTTATGCTGCAGGGAGCAGGCTTGTTGCTGACCTCAAAGCCTTCCAAGCAATCCAGCTGCAAAGCTCAGCTGATTTGTCTGGCACCAAGGTTGAATCAGTTGCGCCCGTGGCTGTTTTGAGTGGGCACATTTGTGTCAAGAAGTTCTCATATTGCGACCATGTTGCTGAGCAGCTCTTGCCTGTTTCCAGCTGGGGCACCACCTTCATAGTTCCTCCTGTACCCTTCGAAACTCAGACTGACATTGTGTATGTCGTAGCTTCCCAAGATAACACTTTGATCCAATACCAGTCTGGGGCCACTCCAGGTTCCCGCCATGCGGTGGCTGGGGAAGTCATCCAGTTTCAAATGCAGCCATCTCAGTCCTATTTCTTCTctgccaatgcaggaatccaGGTCCTTTTTTTCTTCGCTGGTAACAGCAAGAAATACGACCCTTTCCTCATCAATGTTCCTGCTTTAAAAAGCTATTGCACATCATATCACATTGATGGGATTAAAGCGTTTGATAATTTTGCTGTCATCGTAGCAAAAACCTTAGATTCAAATGGGATCACACTAGAGAAGAGAGCCATTACAAATGCCAAGTGGACACCCATCCCTGGAACAGAGTATTCTTTCAGTCAACTTAGCCTGGGCAAAGAAGCCAGTGCCCTCTCTGTAGAGCATCCCAGTGCTCCTTTTGGGCTCTTCATCCTTGGAGGTGTACATGCTGATGGCTATGGCTCTGTGGCCCTTTGCCCTTGCC TCACAGTGAACAAATCTACATTTCGGAAAATGGTTTCTGTCAAAGAGAAAGAGACCGTGTCAGTTGTGGTCCCAGCCTCCTCACAGATGACGGGGACCAACATTTTTGATCAGACTGTGCAGATCCAAGCTGACAAAGATATATCAGTGTTTTCTTACAAGGACAAGCTTTCAACAAGTGCTGCCACAGTTGTGTACCCAGTTCAGCAGCTGGGCACATCATATTATGTG gTGAATGGCTTGATCTACACTGTCCCTATATCCTTTTCTGCTGGGCGGATCAGAGCCTATCAACATGGCACAAAAGTCCTGATAGAAGCTGACTTTGGTCTCATTGTGAGCTACGACCTGGTTTACCACGTGACAGTCACAGTCCCAAGCACTTACCGGGGCCAGATGCAAGGCCTCTGTGGGAACTACAACGGGAAGAAGGACGACGGGTTCCTGCTACCCAATGGCATAATAACCTCTGACATAGCTAAATTTGGTGCTTCCTGGAAGGTTCGGGTCCCTGGGGCAGATAGATCTTGCTCAGATGGATGCTCTGGGAACAGCTGCCCAGTCTGTGATGAAAGGAAGAAGGACGTTTTCAAACAGCGCCACTACTGTGGGATCCTCACTGCGCCTGATGGCCCCTTCAGTGCTTGCCACGGAAAGGTTGATGCCAGTGTGTACTTCAGCAACTGCATCTATGACCTGTGCATGGGCAACGGGGACAGCCAGGTGTTGTGCAACAGCATCCAGAGCTACGTTTCTGTCTGCCAAGAGGCTGGGGTCTCTGTCAAGCCCTGGAGAAGAAGCCCTTCCTTCTGTC TTCTGCGCTGCCCAGCCAACAGTCACTATGAGATTTGCACCAACCTCTGCTCCACTTCCTGTGCCAAGATCACAGACCCTGCAGCCTGTCCGGAGACCTGTGCTGAGGGCTGCCAGTGTAATGATGGCTTCTTCTTTGATGGCCTTAGCTGCGTCACCACAAAAGACTGTGGGTGCTTAAAGAATGGACGCTACTACAAG CCCAATGAGAAGGTTCTGCTGAACGTGTGccaggagagctgctgttgcATCCCAGGCCAGGGAGTAATTTGTGAGGCCCACAACTGCGCTGCCGATGAGAACTGCAAGGTCCAAGATGGAATCATGAGTTGCATTAATAAGG ATCCATGCAAAGCCCTGAAGTGCCGAGAAAAGGAGACATGCAAGATGGAGAATGGCCAAGCCAAATGCAAACCACAGTTCACAGGAACCTGCTGGGCCTGGGGGGACCCACACTACCAAACCTTTGACAAAAAGAAGTTTGATTTCCAGGGCACTTGTTCTTACACTATTGCCAAGTACTGTGGGAATGATGCTACGCTGGTGCCTTTCACTATCGATGAGAAGAATGACAACAGGGGCAACCAGGCTGTGTCCTATGTGCGTCTGACCAACATCTATGTCTATGGGTATAAGATCTCCATCCACAAACAGGAAACTGGAAGAATCCGG TTAAATGACACTATTACCAGCCTGCCACTGACTCTTGAAGATGGCAAGATCAAGCTGTACCAGAGCGGCACCAATGCTGTCCTGCAAACAGATTTCGGCCTCCAAGTGACATATGATTGGCAATGGCACCTGGTGATCACTCTCCCCAGCAGCTACTATGGGGCCACTTGCGGGCTGTGTGGAAACTTCAATCAAAACCCTGCAGATGACATGGTCTTTCTCAATGGCACCAGGGCTGCCTCCATCATAAGCTGGGCCAGCAGCTGGAAAGTCAAAGACCGGGACCCCTTTTGCTGGGATTACTGCCGAGGGAATTGCCCAACATGTGATGAGAGCAAGAGGGCTCTGTATGGAAAGGAAGAGTATTGTGGGCTGATCAGCAAGACCTCGGGGGGCCCCTTTAGAGAATGCCATTCCATAGTGAATCCAGACGACTTCTTTGACAGCTGCATTTATGACGTGTGTCTCAATGGAGGAGCCAAGAACATCCTTTGCCAGGCCTTGGAGGCCTATGCTAAAACCTGTAGGAAAGAAGGTGCCGTGATATACGATTGGAGGACAGCCTCTGGCTGTG CCTTGCCGTGCCCTCAGAATAGCCACTATGAGTTTTGTGGCAATGCCTGCCCCGCCAGCTGTGCTGACCGCAAGGCTCCCTCTGCCTGCAAACAGCCATGCGTGGAAACCTGCCAGTGCAACGATGGCTACGTCCTCAGCGTTGACAAGTGTGTGCCTGTTGGGAGCTGTGGCTGCACCTACAATGGGCTCTACTACAAACCCGGAGAGGAGTTCTGGGCTGATGAGACCTGTGGTTCCCGCTGCACATGTGACCCCACCCTGGGCATTGTGGTGTGCAAACCAGCTGGCTGCAAAGACAGTGAGGCATGCACCGTGATCAATGGGGTCCGAGGCTGTCATCCCGTAAGCACCGCTACTTGCTCAGCAGCCGGGGACCCTCACTATACGACCTTTGATGGGAAGAAATATGACTTCATGGGCACCTGTGTCTACCAGCTGGCTGGGCTGTGCTCTAAGGACCCAACTCTCAAGTCTTTCACTGTCAATGTGGAGAACAACAACCGAGGCAACGAAAACGTGTCTTACACCAAGGTGGTGACATTAGAGGTCTACAATGTCGTAATCACACTTAGCCAGGAATATCCACATAGGATCCAGGTATAG